Proteins found in one Podarcis muralis chromosome 5, rPodMur119.hap1.1, whole genome shotgun sequence genomic segment:
- the SNX21 gene encoding sorting nexin-21 isoform X1, giving the protein MASRILHRLRHALTGEGEHDGLAGCSSEAEEFPESSELEDDTEGLSTRLSGTLSFTSNDEEEEGEEEDDEDIGVAGQGQPPEPDLLGEDTEDAEHSPPTERRGSNLLTRQLQELWRKSRGSFVPQRLLFEVTSANVVSERNSKYVLYTVYLIRAGQFDKAPACISRRYSDFERLNRHLRRRFCGDMAGVSFPRKRLRRNFTAETIAKRSHAFEQFLSHLHSLPEIRRSADYLEFFFLRDLQAAQSLTCSGRYPEALATWANAHQLQERLGACRSGHFLLTLAGLAVCHQELGQAGEAHAACERALCLLEAQDSHPLLAPFLQAHIRLSWVLGRDKRQAEARLQRLQEAGGVEMHPPTLKELLIKQPLP; this is encoded by the exons atggcCTCCCGCATCCTGCACCGCCTGCGGCATGCCCTGACCGGAGAGGGCGAGCATGACGGCCTGGCAGGCTGCAGCTCGGAAGCGGAAGAGTTCCCAGAAAGCTCCGAGCTGGAGGATGACACCGAGGGCCTCTCCACGCGGCTCAGTGGGACGCTGAGCTTCACCAGCaacgatgaggaggaggagggagaggaagaggacgaTGAGGACATTGGCGTGGCTGGGCAAGGGCAACCCCCAGAGCCAGACCTGCTGGGCGAAGACACGGAGGACGCTG agCACAGCCCCCCAACGGAGCGCAGGGGCAGCAACCTGCTCACCCGGCAGCTGCAGGAGCTCTGGAGGAAATCGCGGGGCAGCTTCGTTCCCCAGCGCCTCCTGTTCGAGGTCACCAGCGCCAACGTGGTCAGCGAGCGGAACTCCAAGTACGTG CTCTACACCGTCTACTTGATCCGCGCGGGGCAGTTCGACAAAGCGCCCGCCTGCATCTCCCGCCGCTACTCTGACTTCGAGCGGCTGAACCGGCACCTGCGCCGGCGCTTCTGCGGCGACATGGCGGGCGTCTCCTTCCCCCGGAAGCGGCTGCGGCGCAACTTCACGGCCGAGACCATCGCCAAGCGCAGCCACGCCTTCGAGCAGTTCCTGTCCCACCTGCACTCGCTGCCAGAGATCCGGCGCTCGGCCGACTACCTGGAGTTCTTCTTCCTGCGCGACCTGCAGGCGGCGCAGAGCCTGACGTGCTCCGGGAGGTACCCGGAGGCCCTGGCCACCTGGGCCAACGCCCACCAGCTGCAGGAGAGGCTGGGCGCCTGCCGCTCAGGCCACTTCCTGCTGACGCTGGCCGGGCTGGCCGTCTGCCACCAGGAGCTGGGCCAGGCCGGGGAGGCGCACGCGGCCTGCGAACGGGCCCTGTGTCTCCTGGAGGCGCAGGACAGTCACCCGCTGCTGGCCCCCTTCCTGCAGGCCCACATCCGCCTCTCCTGGGTGCTGGGAAGGGACAAGCGCCAGGCCGAGGCCCGGCTGCAGCGACTGCAGGAGGCTGGCGGGGTGGagatgcacccacccaccctgaaggAACTGCTCATCAAACAGCCTCTGCCCTGA
- the SNX21 gene encoding sorting nexin-21 isoform X2, whose amino-acid sequence MASRILHRLRHALTGEGEHDGLAGCSSEAEEFPESSELEDDTEGLSTRLSGTLSFTSNDEEEEGEEEDDEDIGVAGQGQPPEPDLLGEDTEDAEHSPPTERRGSNLLTRQLQELWRKSRGSFVPQRLLFEVTSANVVSERNSNSTPST is encoded by the exons atggcCTCCCGCATCCTGCACCGCCTGCGGCATGCCCTGACCGGAGAGGGCGAGCATGACGGCCTGGCAGGCTGCAGCTCGGAAGCGGAAGAGTTCCCAGAAAGCTCCGAGCTGGAGGATGACACCGAGGGCCTCTCCACGCGGCTCAGTGGGACGCTGAGCTTCACCAGCaacgatgaggaggaggagggagaggaagaggacgaTGAGGACATTGGCGTGGCTGGGCAAGGGCAACCCCCAGAGCCAGACCTGCTGGGCGAAGACACGGAGGACGCTG agCACAGCCCCCCAACGGAGCGCAGGGGCAGCAACCTGCTCACCCGGCAGCTGCAGGAGCTCTGGAGGAAATCGCGGGGCAGCTTCGTTCCCCAGCGCCTCCTGTTCGAGGTCACCAGCGCCAACGTGGTCAGCGAGCGGAACTCCAA CTCTACACCGTCTACTTGA
- the ACOT8 gene encoding acyl-coenzyme A thioesterase 8 — MASPADTGRPEAPERKAKGEGGGEEAPQEGDLRSVLVTSVLSLEPLDLDLFRGRHYWVPVTQRLFGGQIVGQALVAAAKAVSEDVQVHSLHCYFVRAGDPTVPVLYQVERTRTGKSFSVRSVKAIQHGKPILICQASFQQDQPSPVKHQFHMPDVPLPEELLTQEELIQKYLQDPNLLDRYRQGLNKMLAQEVPIEIKPVNPPDFFHRRPQEPKQLLWVRARGHIGECDMKLHCCVAAYISDYAFLQTALFPHQHYRVSFMVSLDHSMWFHAPFRADHWMLYECESPWAGGSRGLVHGRLWRRDGVLAASCAQEGVIRVKEQPSGSKL; from the exons ATGGCGTCGCCTGCGGACACCGGCCGGCCTGAGGCTCCCGAGCGGAAGGCGAAGGgcgaggggggcggggaggaggccCCTCAGGAGGGCGACCTGCGCAGCGTCCTGGTCACCAGCGTCCTCAGCCTGGAGCCGCTGGACTTGGACCTCTTTCG TGGGAGGCACTACTGGGTGCCAGTCACACAGCGACTCTTCGGTGGGCAGATAGTGGGCCAGGCCTTGGTGGCAGCTGCAAAGGCTGTGAGTGAGGATGTACAAGTCCATTCATTGCATTGCTACTTCGTGAGAGCAG GGGACCCCACGGTGCCGGTTCTGTACCAGGTGGAGCGCACTCGCACAGGGAAGAGCTTCTCGGTGCGGTCGGTCAAGGCCATCCAGCATGGGAAGCCCATCCTCATTTGCCAGGCCTCCTTCCAGCAGGACCAGCCCAGCCCCGTCAAGCACCAGTTCCACATGCCGGATGTGCCCCTTCCAGAGGAACTGCTGACCCAGGAAGAGCTCATCCAGAAGTACTTGCA GGACCCAAACCTTCTGGACAGATACAGGCAAGGGCTCAACAAGATGCTGGCCCAAGAAGTTCCCATTGAGATTAAGCCAGTGAACCCCCCAGACTTCTTCCACCGGAGACCGCAGGAGCCCAAGCAGCTCTTGTGGGTGAGAGCCAGGGGCCACATAG GCGAATGTGACATGAAGCTGCATTGCTGTGTGGCCGCCTACATCTCGGACTACGCCTTCCTGCAGACGGCCCTCTTCCCCCACCAGCACTACAGGGTCAGCTTCATGGTCTCCCTGGACCACTCCATGTGGTTCCACGCCCCCTTCAGGGCTGACCACTGGATGCTCTACGAGTGCGAGAGTCCCTGGGCAG GGGGGTCCCGGGGCCTGGTGCACGGGCGCCTGTGGCGCAGGGACGGCGTCTTGGCTGCCAGCTGCGCCCAGGAAGGCGTCATCCGCGTGAAGGAGCAGCCCTCCGGCAGCAAGCTATAG
- the ZSWIM3 gene encoding zinc finger SWIM domain-containing protein 3 isoform X1, with amino-acid sequence MELGSCFKNYEDFRECFSTYKKENRLQYGLRSCVSIRFHNRKNGTNIREDVTFMQVKFGCSRSRDSGKKRRQQASLCPAYFVLQYNEEIDRLVISELNGNHVHTEPKASLVSSNAPPGTRMATKLPGPPKAHGSPPAKLRREEPAEVEACERDSDVSVEVEVDSDEPPLLPPSPRKEAEVPPQAGEDGSSSSAFLQVAEVMKNFLRVDMGSLASISVGSDQDLERLNFQTSKMRSLFVKFPESLLLHRVQSKKGHILYAFLVESKERVGKLVHLAILKEDTQENTRKMFSVFKEFNPEWQKVKVVFMDMSFLHRAILQELFPSAQVLLSVYHTVRLLEKKLKESHASFSFKYNFKLALKDAVFSTSTSNLDALSQQVRHVVDQDLYKYLRTNWFSCEMLWYMHAKKGLHSCSTYIDSLDLVAQKLSQLFGNQPSLETSILRFVEYADSFNTKGLENLTQGLAEDSRSGLMQELKVLARPAVRRSSSTTSQQQPLPGNTAEELPKQFTKYSPAKPVATMLSALRDSCTDVAYQLCLNEWDVVQKSVQLLSCARFKTTVQLLEDTHQVSRDGKSCSCYFHCRYQLPCRHIMSMLLANREVVGEAMVGKRWQKEYQHLSALGENLLEFTEPSAGPLGAVGAASGERGEKIQSLSKELGNLLLQSEGEELEERTSTLKMIVNIWTKCCELQGGEGPEKKPLNVRNVGDLPFLWVKKEEMEEVEVASGMPSPAVEDVQTSLA; translated from the exons ATGGAGCTGGGCTCCTGTTTCAAGAACTACGAGGACTTCCGGGAGTGCTTCAGCACCTACAAGAAGGAGAACCGGCTCCAGTACGGCTTGAGGAGCTGCGTCTCCATCCGCTTCCACAACCGCAAGAACGGGACCAACATCCGCGAGGACGTGAC GTTTATGCAGGTGAAGTTTGGCTGCTCCCGGTCGAGAGACTCCGGCAAGAAGAGGAGGCAGCAGGCCAGCTTGTGCCCGGCCTATTTCGTCCTGCAATACAACGAGGAAATAGACCGACTGGTGATCAGCGAGCTGAATGGCAACCACGTCCACACAGAGCCCAAGGCTTCCTTGGTCAGCTCCAATGCCCCACCTGGGACCAGGATGGCAACAAAGCTGCCTGGGCCTCCCAAAGCTCATGGCAGCCCCCCAGCTAAGCTGCGCAGGGAGGAGCCAGCGGAGGTAGAAGCCTGTGAAAGGGACAGCGACGTGAGCGTGGAGGTCGAAGTGGACTCTGACGAGCCTCCGCTGCTCCCACCTTCCCCTCGCAAGGAAGCCGAGGTTCCTCCTCAGGCGGGGGAAGATGGCTCCTCCAGCTCTGCTTTCCTCCAAGTGGCCGAAGTGATGAAAAACTTCCTGCGGGTGGACATGGGCTCCTTGGCCTCCATCAGCGTTGGCAGCGACCAGGACCTGGAGAGGCTGAACTTCCAGACCAGCAAGATGAGGAGCCTCTTCGTCAAGTTCCCCGAGAGCCTTCTGCTACACCGGGTCCAGAGCAAGAAGGGCCACATCCTGTACGCTTTCCTCGTGGAGAgcaaggagagggtggggaagttgGTCCACCTTGCCATCTTGAAGGAGGACACGCAGGAGAACACGCGGAAGATGTTCTCCGTGTTCAAGGAGTTCAACCCCGAGTGGCAGAAGGTCAAGGTGGTCTTCATGGACATGTCCTTCCTCCACCGGGCCATTTTGCAGGAGCTCTTCCCTTCGGCACAGGTCCTCCTCTCCGTCTACCACACCGTGCGGCTCCTGGAGAAGAAGCTGAAGGAGTCCCATGCGTCTTTCTCCTTCAAGTACAACTTCAAGCTGGCCCTGAAGGACGCCGTCTTCTCCACCTCCACCTCGAACCTGGACGCGTTGTCCCAGCAGGTGAGGCACGTGGTGGACCAGGACTTGTACAAGTACCTGCGGACTAACTGGTTCTCCTGCGAGATGCTCTGGTACATGCACGCCAAAAAGGGCCTCCATTCCTGCAGCACCTACATCGACAGCTTGGACCTCGTCGCTCAAAAGCTGTCCCAGCTTTTCGGCAACCAGCCGTCGCTGGAGACCAGCATCCTTCGCTTCGTGGAGTACGCCGACAGCTTCAACACCAAAGGCCTGGAGAACCTGACCCAGGGCCTGGCGGAGGACAGCCGCAGCGGCCTCATGCAGGAGCTGAAAGTCCTGGCCCGGCCCGCCGTGAGGCGCAGCTCCAGTACCACCTCGCAGCAGCAGCCATTGCCCGGGAACACAGCAGAGGAGCTGCCAAAGCAGTTCACCAAATACAGCCCAGCCAAGCCTGTTGCCACCATGCTGTCGGCCCTGCGGGACAGCTGCACGGACGTTGCCTACCAGCTGTGTCTGAACGAGTGGGACGTGGTGCAGAAGTCGGTCCAGCTCCTGAGCTGCGCCAGGTTCAAGACCACGGTGCAGCTGCTGGAGGACACCCACCAGGTCAGCAGGGACGGCAAGAGCTGCAGCTGCTACTTCCACTGCCGCTATCAGCTGCCCTGCCGGCACATCATGTCCATGCTGCTGGCCAACCGGGAGGTGGTGGGAGAAGCCATGGTGGGCAAGCGCTGGCAGAAGGAATACCAGCACCTTTCCGCCTTGGGGGAGAACCTTCTCGAGTTTACAGAGCCCTCCGCAGGCCCGCTGGGGGCAGTGGGGGCGGCCTCAGGGGAGCGGGGAGAGAAGATCCAGTCTCTCAGCAAGGAACTTGGGAACCTCTTGCTgcagagcgagggggaggagctGGAGGAGCGCACCTCCACCCTCAAGATGATTGTCAACATCTGGACTAAGTGTTGCGAGCTGCAAGGCGGGGAGGGGCCGGAGAAGAAGCCCCTCAACGTCCGGAACGTAGGAGACCTCCCCTTTCTCTGGGTGAAAAAGGAAGAGATGGAAGAAGTTGAGGTGGCTTCAGGAATGCCCAGTCCAGCCGTTGAAGACGTCCAGACTTCCCTGGCTTGA
- the ZSWIM3 gene encoding zinc finger SWIM domain-containing protein 3 isoform X2, translating to MQVKFGCSRSRDSGKKRRQQASLCPAYFVLQYNEEIDRLVISELNGNHVHTEPKASLVSSNAPPGTRMATKLPGPPKAHGSPPAKLRREEPAEVEACERDSDVSVEVEVDSDEPPLLPPSPRKEAEVPPQAGEDGSSSSAFLQVAEVMKNFLRVDMGSLASISVGSDQDLERLNFQTSKMRSLFVKFPESLLLHRVQSKKGHILYAFLVESKERVGKLVHLAILKEDTQENTRKMFSVFKEFNPEWQKVKVVFMDMSFLHRAILQELFPSAQVLLSVYHTVRLLEKKLKESHASFSFKYNFKLALKDAVFSTSTSNLDALSQQVRHVVDQDLYKYLRTNWFSCEMLWYMHAKKGLHSCSTYIDSLDLVAQKLSQLFGNQPSLETSILRFVEYADSFNTKGLENLTQGLAEDSRSGLMQELKVLARPAVRRSSSTTSQQQPLPGNTAEELPKQFTKYSPAKPVATMLSALRDSCTDVAYQLCLNEWDVVQKSVQLLSCARFKTTVQLLEDTHQVSRDGKSCSCYFHCRYQLPCRHIMSMLLANREVVGEAMVGKRWQKEYQHLSALGENLLEFTEPSAGPLGAVGAASGERGEKIQSLSKELGNLLLQSEGEELEERTSTLKMIVNIWTKCCELQGGEGPEKKPLNVRNVGDLPFLWVKKEEMEEVEVASGMPSPAVEDVQTSLA from the coding sequence ATGCAGGTGAAGTTTGGCTGCTCCCGGTCGAGAGACTCCGGCAAGAAGAGGAGGCAGCAGGCCAGCTTGTGCCCGGCCTATTTCGTCCTGCAATACAACGAGGAAATAGACCGACTGGTGATCAGCGAGCTGAATGGCAACCACGTCCACACAGAGCCCAAGGCTTCCTTGGTCAGCTCCAATGCCCCACCTGGGACCAGGATGGCAACAAAGCTGCCTGGGCCTCCCAAAGCTCATGGCAGCCCCCCAGCTAAGCTGCGCAGGGAGGAGCCAGCGGAGGTAGAAGCCTGTGAAAGGGACAGCGACGTGAGCGTGGAGGTCGAAGTGGACTCTGACGAGCCTCCGCTGCTCCCACCTTCCCCTCGCAAGGAAGCCGAGGTTCCTCCTCAGGCGGGGGAAGATGGCTCCTCCAGCTCTGCTTTCCTCCAAGTGGCCGAAGTGATGAAAAACTTCCTGCGGGTGGACATGGGCTCCTTGGCCTCCATCAGCGTTGGCAGCGACCAGGACCTGGAGAGGCTGAACTTCCAGACCAGCAAGATGAGGAGCCTCTTCGTCAAGTTCCCCGAGAGCCTTCTGCTACACCGGGTCCAGAGCAAGAAGGGCCACATCCTGTACGCTTTCCTCGTGGAGAgcaaggagagggtggggaagttgGTCCACCTTGCCATCTTGAAGGAGGACACGCAGGAGAACACGCGGAAGATGTTCTCCGTGTTCAAGGAGTTCAACCCCGAGTGGCAGAAGGTCAAGGTGGTCTTCATGGACATGTCCTTCCTCCACCGGGCCATTTTGCAGGAGCTCTTCCCTTCGGCACAGGTCCTCCTCTCCGTCTACCACACCGTGCGGCTCCTGGAGAAGAAGCTGAAGGAGTCCCATGCGTCTTTCTCCTTCAAGTACAACTTCAAGCTGGCCCTGAAGGACGCCGTCTTCTCCACCTCCACCTCGAACCTGGACGCGTTGTCCCAGCAGGTGAGGCACGTGGTGGACCAGGACTTGTACAAGTACCTGCGGACTAACTGGTTCTCCTGCGAGATGCTCTGGTACATGCACGCCAAAAAGGGCCTCCATTCCTGCAGCACCTACATCGACAGCTTGGACCTCGTCGCTCAAAAGCTGTCCCAGCTTTTCGGCAACCAGCCGTCGCTGGAGACCAGCATCCTTCGCTTCGTGGAGTACGCCGACAGCTTCAACACCAAAGGCCTGGAGAACCTGACCCAGGGCCTGGCGGAGGACAGCCGCAGCGGCCTCATGCAGGAGCTGAAAGTCCTGGCCCGGCCCGCCGTGAGGCGCAGCTCCAGTACCACCTCGCAGCAGCAGCCATTGCCCGGGAACACAGCAGAGGAGCTGCCAAAGCAGTTCACCAAATACAGCCCAGCCAAGCCTGTTGCCACCATGCTGTCGGCCCTGCGGGACAGCTGCACGGACGTTGCCTACCAGCTGTGTCTGAACGAGTGGGACGTGGTGCAGAAGTCGGTCCAGCTCCTGAGCTGCGCCAGGTTCAAGACCACGGTGCAGCTGCTGGAGGACACCCACCAGGTCAGCAGGGACGGCAAGAGCTGCAGCTGCTACTTCCACTGCCGCTATCAGCTGCCCTGCCGGCACATCATGTCCATGCTGCTGGCCAACCGGGAGGTGGTGGGAGAAGCCATGGTGGGCAAGCGCTGGCAGAAGGAATACCAGCACCTTTCCGCCTTGGGGGAGAACCTTCTCGAGTTTACAGAGCCCTCCGCAGGCCCGCTGGGGGCAGTGGGGGCGGCCTCAGGGGAGCGGGGAGAGAAGATCCAGTCTCTCAGCAAGGAACTTGGGAACCTCTTGCTgcagagcgagggggaggagctGGAGGAGCGCACCTCCACCCTCAAGATGATTGTCAACATCTGGACTAAGTGTTGCGAGCTGCAAGGCGGGGAGGGGCCGGAGAAGAAGCCCCTCAACGTCCGGAACGTAGGAGACCTCCCCTTTCTCTGGGTGAAAAAGGAAGAGATGGAAGAAGTTGAGGTGGCTTCAGGAATGCCCAGTCCAGCCGTTGAAGACGTCCAGACTTCCCTGGCTTGA